The genomic window CATTAACCATAAATACGGAAAAAAGGCAAGAGTGGGAGATATTATCCTAACTTTTGCCTTACTATCCATAACCATTCTTGAGATAACTTGCTCTTTTTTTTATTGGTTGGGTTGAGCCATCGAAACAACTTTAAACTGTTTCTTTTGCTTATAATTTTTGTCCTGTTTGAGCAGCGACTTCATCAGCAAAATTAGTTTCTTGCTTTTCGATACCTTCCCCTAACACAAAGCGAGTAAAGCGACGAACTTGAATATTTTCACCCAGTTGGGCAATGGTTTGTTTAAGTAACTCTTCAACCGTCATATTAGGATCTTTAATAAAGGGTTGATCGAGCAAAGATAGTTCTTTTTGCCGCTTTTGAATACGCCCTTCAACAATCTTTTCTTTGATGTTATCTGGTTTATTGCCTAAATCATCCCGTCCCATTTCAATTTCTTTTTCTTTGGCGACGACTGCTTCAGGAATCTCGCTTTGGGAGACATATTCGACGTTAGGACAAGCTGCAATTTGCATAGCCACGTTCTGGACCAGTTCTTTGAACTCATCTCGACGGGCTACAAAGTCTGTTTCACAGTTCACTTCTACCAGTACCCCAATGCGGCCACCAGTATGAATATAACTATGAACCAATCCTTCTGCCGTTTGTCTGCCTGATTTTTTCTCGGCGGAGGTAATACCTTTTTGCCGTAGCCATTCGATGGCCTTTTCCATATCACCCTCATTTTCTTTAAGGGCTTTTTTACAGTCCATCATCCCCGCGCCAGTTTTTTCACGGAGTTCTTTAACCAGTTTTGCTGAGATTTCGGCCATTTTGATTTTCGTGTTTACACTAAAAACTATGTTGACATGAAAAGGGGTGAGGTGGTGAGGGGATAATGAGAAATCATCGCTTCGGTGTTCCTCACTCCCCATCTTCTAAGGTTAGAGTAGGTTTACTCTTCTTCTCCCTCTTGAGACGAGACAGTTTCACTGTCCTCATCCTCCTCCTCGTCGTAGTCATCGTAGTCCCCTTCTGCGAGGCTTTCGTCAAACTCTTCATAATCATCATCGGAGTCTAACTGACCATGACGACCTTCATAAATCGCATCTGCCAATTTACCTAAAATTAGTTTGATGGAGCGAATGGCATCATCGTTAGCCGGAATAGGAATATCAGCGTAGTCGGGATCACAATTGGTATCTAACAAAGAAATCATGGGAATGCCCAATTTTTGACATTCTTGGATCGCATTATATTCCCGACGTTGATCCACAATAACCACCACATCGGGGGGACGACGCATGGTTTTAATGCCACCAAGATATTTCTGTAGTTTTCCTAGTTCCCGACGCAACACAGAGGCTTCTTTTTTGGGACGACGAGCAATTTGACCGCTTTCTTCCATGGCCTCTAATTCTTTGAGGCGTTCAACCCTAGTTTTGATAGTTTCCCAGTTAGTGAGCATTCCCCCTAACCAACGTTGGTTGACGTAGTTCGCCCCACAACGGGATGCTTCTTGAGCAATGATGCCGGCGGCTTGACGCTTGGTTCCGACAAATAAGAACCGTTTACCTTTATCGGCATTATTGCGAACGTACTGATAAGCATCTTCCATCAATTGGGCGGTTTGCACCAAATCGATGATATGAACCCCATTACGGGCTGTGTAGATGTATTGAGACATCTTAGGGTTCCAACGACGGGTTTGATGTCCGAAGTGAACCCCAGCATTAAGCAAGTCTTCGAGGGATACGACTGCCATAATTTAAGTTTTCTCCTATTTCGGGTTAATCCTCCATCCAGGTGTATTTCTATGTACGAAACACCCGAAGTCCTGAATGTGCGAGATTTTAACAACTTTACTAGGATAACATAAAATACATTCTTTAAGTGATATTAATTGCCATGAAAGCCTCTATCAATCCTATTCCTGGTTTACGTTCAACCCACCCCCACGATAGTTTCAAAATTAGCTTTGCCCCTCTATCTTTAGAAGAGGTTTATGGGTTAGCTGACGATCCGAGTAATGGAGCGATCGCTTTGATGAGTGGCACAGTGCGACAACAAACCGAAGGAAAAGCCGTAAAGTACCTAGAATATCAGGCTTATGAACCGATGGCTTTAGTCATTTTCCAAGAAATTGCAGCCACAATTCGTCAACAATGGCCAGAAACCAACCGAGTTGTCATTCATCATCGCATCGGTAAGTTAGAAATTGGGGAAATTAGTGTCTTAATTGCGGTAGGATGTCCCCATCGGGCTGAAGCGTTTGCTGCTTGTCGCTATGGCATTGATACTTTAAAACATAATGCCCCTATTTGGAAAAAAGAATTTTGGGCTGATGGTTCCGGTACCTGGGTCAGTATCGGTGCTTGTGAAGAAGCAGAGTAAAGATGAAATGCTTTGATTTGTGGAACATTTTACTTTTCACGGGATTTCAACGGGAAAAGTCAGGTTGGAACATTAGTCAACCTTTAAACGTTTACATTACTTGTAAGGCCGAAATTGTACGCAAATCCAGCCGAAGAGTATATCCTGTAAAGGTGAGTGAGTTGTGAGGAAGTGAATTAATGGTTATCTCCCTATCCCCCAATGGCAGTGGTCGTTTAAATCATCAGACGACTAACCTGAGTAATAGTTTATTGACGACGTTGCCCTATTTGCCCAACAGTCCCTTATTTGGTACCGATGGCATTAGAGGCAAAGCAGGAGAGTTATTAACTGCCCCTTTTGCTTTACAATTGGGATTTTGGGCAGGACAAGTCTTAAAATCAAAAACAACAACCCCCGGCCCAGTTATGATTGGTCAAGATTCTCGTAATTCGAGTGATATGTTAGCCATGGCCATGGCCGCAGGACTCACCTCAGCCGGGTTGGAAGTTTGGCAATTAGGTTTATGTCCTACCCCCTGTGTCGCTTATTTGACTCGTCACAGTGAAGCGATCGCAGGGATCATGATCTCTGCTAGTCATAACCCCCCAGAGGACAACGGCATTAAATTTTTTAACACCGATGGCACTAAGTTATCTTCAAGCTTAGGACAAGAAATTGAAGACGGTTTACGGGGTAACTTGTTGTTATCGGTAGATGAAATAGCTGCTTGGGGCAAAATTTTATATGAACCAACCCTAGTTAATACTTATTGTCAGTTTTTACAAGACAGTTTACCCCCTTCTTTGAGTTGTCAAGGGATGAAAATCGTTTTAGATTTAGCGTGGGGTGCATCGGTGAATGTAGCACCAGCTATGTTTAAAGCGTTAGGAGCAGAAGTGATTTGTCTCCATGAGACGGCTAACGGCGATCGCATTAATGTTAATTGTGGGTCAACCCATCTCCATGTACTACAAGCAGCGATCCAAGAACATCAAGCAGACATGGGATTTGCTTTCGATGGGGATGCGGATCGGGTAATGGCTGTAGATAGTACCGGAAAGGTAGTAGATGGAGATTATATCCTCTACCTCTGGGGAAAATCCCTCTTAGAGCGTGGTAACTTGCCCAATAACCTCTTGATCGGCACCGTTATGGCGAATTTAGGGTTTGAACGGGCTTGGCAGGGCTTAGGGGGTCAATTGGTGCGGACTTCGGTGGGCGATCGCTATGTTCAGTCCCAAATGTGGGAAACCGGGGCGATGCTTGGGGGCGAACAGTCAGGACATATTATCTGTCATCATTACGGGGTGTCAGGGGACGGTGTGCAAACGGCGTTACACTTAGCTGCTTTGGTTCATGAGTCTGGGGTATCCTTAGCTGAGTTGGTTAAAAATAGTTTTGATACTTACCCTCAGATTTTGCGGAATGTGCGTTTAGAGGATCGGGAAAAACTCCGTTATTGGCAAGAATGTCAACCCCTGCAACAAGCGATCGCCCAAGCAGAGGTCGGGATGGGAGAGACTGGGCGTGTCTTAGTTCGTGCTTCGGGGACAGAGCCTCTTATTCGGGTAATGGTAGAATCAGAATGTCCTGATGCTGCTAATTATTGGGTTAACTATTTAGTAGGAATTGTAGAAACCCATCTTGCTGTCTAGTAGGAATGGGGTTTTGTTTGGGGAGGGATGATGGGTTAATGATCTCTCCCCCGTTCTTGGCTTGTTTCCTGGAGTTTATTGTGATTACAGACCCATTATTTTAAGACCCAATGTACCAAAGTTCTCACAGGAAAACCAGTAGCTCCGGCATTATTTACGCCATTTTCTTTGTCTGCCCAAACAGGACCGGCAATGTCTAAATGGGCCCAGGGGGTTTCTTTGATAAACTGTTTCAAGAACAAAGCTGCAGTTATGGAACCCCCTGCCCGTGGTCCAGTATTTTTCATGTCTGCAATGGGAGATTTTAACCCTTCAAAATATTTTTCTTCCATCGGCATGATCCAAAACTTTTCGCCGGCTGCTTCAGAAGCGGTTTTAATTTCTTCTGCAAGGGTTTCATCCGTACTCCATAACCCAGAAATATTGTCCCCTAGTGCCACAATACAAGCGCCGGTTAAGGTGGCTAAATCGACGATCGCATCGACTTCTAACTGTTCAGCAAATACTAAAGCATCCGCTAAGGTTAACCGTCCCTCAGCATCGGTATTATTCACCTCAATGGTTTTGCCATTAGATGCAGTTAAAATGTCTCCAGGGTGCATTGCTTTACCACTAATCATGTTTTCTGTGGCTGCACAAACAAAATGAACTTCGACATCGGGCTTTAATTGAGCAATGGCTTTAGCTGCCCCTAATGTAGCTGCACCGCCTCCCATATCCATTTTCATGGTTTCGATGCCACTACCCGATACTTTTAAGTTTAAACCGCCAGAATCAAAGGTTAAACTTTTGCCCACAATGGCCAGTTTCCGTTTGGGGGTTCCACTGGGTTTATAGGTGAGATGGATAAATTTCGGGGGTAAATCTGAGGCTTTAGCGACTCCTAAAAATGCCCCCATTTTCCGTTTTTCACACTCGTCTTTTTCTAAAATTTCCAGGTCTAAACCGTAGTCTTTGGCTAAGTTTTGGGCGGTTTCGGCAAAGGTGACAGGCGTGACTGTATTGGCCGGTGCTGCTACTAATTCCCGTGCTAAAATGACCCCAGAACACACCGTTTCAGCCTGATTAATGGCTTCACTTTGCTCTCCGACCCCTAAAATGTCAACGGTTTCGAGTTTCAAGGGTTTATCTTCAGGTTCTGACTTGAAACGGTTATCTTGATGCAAGGATAGGATCATGCCTTCTGCGATCGCTGCTGTGGTTTGGGCTGCATCATTATCCACCACGGGAAACTGAATGGCTAAGGTTTTCACCTTCTCTTTTTTTCCTAAACGGGCAACTGTAGCAGCCCCTAAACGTACTGTCTCTAAGGTTAACTCCTCTTTTTTTCCTAAACCCACAAGGATTAGTTTGCGAATGGGACTTTTACCCCCAATACGAGTAGCCACGCTACTGCCTGATTTTCCTTCAAATTCAGCTTCTTCAATTAATTCTGCTATGGTTCCCCCGATTTTCTCGTCTAGTTGGGTTAATTCCCCCGTTAAGGCGGTTTCATTCTCGAATATACCCAGGGCGATCGCCTCTCCACTCCAATCTAATAAGGGGGTATCGGTTCCACGAATATCCATATCTATATGTTCCCAAGTATCTTGTTATCTTTCAATGTCCGTTTCTCATTCTACCTTTGATTAACCTGAGAAATCTCAAGCTCTTTGTCATAAAATTTAATCTTTTGACCGACGCACTCTCACCAACCTTATCTTGAGTTTTGAGGAAGCTGATCATAAGCAATCAATGATCAAAAGCTGGTTTGAGCTTTTTCGGTTCTCCCTCACTTCTCCTCTGAACAAATATTAAGTTTTATTAAAAATAATTGCAAAAAGTTTCTGCATCTGGCTTTATGGTTAAAAGAGGAAAGTAAAAACAACCTTAATCAACCTTGTTAGTTAGTTTAAGTAAACGATTAACTAAATCTAGGAAAGTTGGTGTGCAACCATAAGATTTCTTAGAGATTAATTTTCATCGATTCAATTATTTATTAACTCGCTTTTTAGGAGATTAGAAGCAATGTTGAAAAAATTATTTGGTGGTAGCAAGAAGAAAGAATTCTTCTTAGAATTAGACGAAACTGATAACGCTCCCGCCTCTGAACCTAAAGTTGAAACCCCTGCCTCTGAAGCAGAGGAAACCCCTGAACCTCAACCTGAAGCACCTCAAGCCGAAGGAACAGAGATGACTGAACAACCAGCACCAGCTAAGAAGAAATCTAAGAAAAAATCAGTTAAAAAAGCAGCGAAAAAAGAAGAACCGAAAACCGAAATTGTTCCGACTTCTCCTGCGTTAAGTAACGGTCAAGTAGCGAAAAAAGAAGAACCTAAAGAAGTAGAATTTGCTACTAAATTCTATATGATTTCTACCCCTCGTCGTCGCCCCGGTCCTAGTTTAAATAACTTCAAAAATATGGCTTCTCAAGTTAAAACTCGACGAGGTTAATCTCTTGATTTAAGTTTCGTTTTGGTTGTAGTCTAGAACTCAGTTCTAGACTATTTTTTTATTAAATAAATAACAATTGAATATTCTATTTTTGCACCCTAATTTTCCAGCGCAATTTCGCCATTTAGCGACTACTTTGGCTAAAAATCCCAAAAATAAGGTTGTTTTTGGCACGAAGCGCAAAGAAGGCAGTATTCCAGGGGTTTTAAAAGCTATCTATACCCCTTCTCGCCAAGTTCGCCCCGAAACTCATCATTATGTGAGAACTTTAGAAAATGCTGTACTGCAAGGACAAGCGGTTTATCGTCTCGCTGATCAGTTAAAGCGAGAAAACTTTATCCCGGATGTGGTCTATGGTCATTCTGGGTGGGGTCCAACCTTATTTATTAAAGATATCTTTCCCAACGCAGAGTTATTGTGTTTTTTTGAATGGTTTTATCATGCTCACGGAACCGATGCCGACTTTGATCCCAAAGAACCCTTAACGGCAGATGATGAAGCCCGTATTCGTATGAAGAATACACCTATATTAACCGATTTGTATAGTTGCGATCGCGGTTTATCTCCCACACAGTGGCAAAAACAACAATTCCCCCCAGAATTTCATACTAAAATTACAGTACGTCACGATGGAGTGGATACTAACTATTTTCAACCGAAACCTGGCGCAAAATTGGTCTTAAATGATAAGAAACTGGACTTATCAGAAGTTGATGAAATTGTTACTTATGTTGCTAGGGGAATGGAACCTTATCGGGGGTTTCCTCAGTTTATGGAAGCAGTTTCAATCTTATTAAAAAAACGGCCTCATTGTCACGTGGTTATTGTTGGAGAGGATAGAGTAGCTTATGGGCGATCGCTACCGGATGGGAAAACCTATAAACAGTTAATGTTAGAAACTTATGATTATGATTTTTCCCGTTTACATTTTACGGGATCATTGCCTTATTCTCAATATTTACAAGTGATACAAGCGTCATCAGTTCATGTTTATTTAACCCGTCCCTTTGTTTTGTCTTGGTCTATGTTGGAAGTCATGTCTACAGGAGGTTTAGTTTTAGGATCAAAAACGCCTCCTGTTGAAGAAGTTATAGAAGATGAAGTTAATGGTTTATTGGTGGATTTTTTTGCTATCGATAGGATAGTAGAACGAATAGAAGAAGTGTTAGATTCTTCTGATAAAATGGCTGATTTAAGGGTTAAAGCCAGAGAAACCATCCAAGAAAAATATGATTTATCCAAGTTATTAGCTGAACATATTAAGTGGATTTATAATTAATAAAATTTTTTTGTATTGCTTGATTGTTAAACTCCGTGTAAATACTGTTTTTATATAGTTAATATTTGTCCATTTTTAATAAAAAATATCGTGGACATTTGCTAAATATCAGGGATACATTGACTAATATGATAATCAAGTATAAACAATACATTTAGAAAATTATGGAGCGTTCTTTTAGTCCATTTAATATTTTAGAAAAAGCTGCAAGTTCTCACTATACCGGACAGCTAAGCATCAGCAGTCAAGACATTACTTGGACTCTCGACTTAGCAGAGGGAAGTTTAAAATCAGTTGTTCATTCATTACAATCACTTGCAAGCATAGAGTTATGTTTATATTCATTAGGATATGGACAAAAAACCCCTCTTATTATCGAAGGAATGACCGAAGAAGGCTTAAATTTAGAGAAAGGTCAGTCTTTTATTCAACAATCAATTAATTGGTTAAATAAAGAATATAATCTGAGTTTACCAGAGCAGATAAAACTCATTAATCAATTGACACAAGATGCTCTAGAATCGTTTTTTAATCTCACAAAAGCTGATTATTCTACCAGTCAGCATAAAAGTTTTATGATTTCCTCAGAACAAGGATTTAATATAGTTGAATCTTTAAAAATGTGGCGAGTCAAACAAGAATCATGGCAAAAATTTAGCCCTTTAATTACTTCCCCTCATCAACGTCCCTACTGTCCAAATTTACACACTATCAACAAGTTACTAGCTTCTAAATCTAGCCATTTATTACTAAAAATTGCTCAATTAAAAGGTAAAATTAGTATTCGACAACTCAGTATTTTAATGAAGTTAGATGATTGTCAATTGGCAGAACTTCTTTATCCTTATCTCCGTTCAAAAGTTTTACAACTTCATACACCTGTATCCCCTTTCGATCAACTCCCTAACCTTTCATCATCTCCTAAATTTTTGAGAGCAAATAATCCTTTATTAAAAGGATTAAAGAAAAGTCCGTCTATTAATCAAATTGAGGAAATTCATGAACCATCTAAATGTCATAAAATTGTTTGTATTGATGATAGTGAAACAGTATTAAATACCTTTAAACGATATTTAAACTCAGATAATATTGAACTTTTCACCTTGTCTAACCCTACACTTGCCATTAATAAATTATTTGAAATTAAACCAGATTTATTGTTGGTTGACATTGCTATGCCGGGTATTAATGGAGATCAACTCTCTAAAATATTGAA from Crocosphaera subtropica ATCC 51142 includes these protein-coding regions:
- the tsf gene encoding translation elongation factor Ts — encoded protein: MAEISAKLVKELREKTGAGMMDCKKALKENEGDMEKAIEWLRQKGITSAEKKSGRQTAEGLVHSYIHTGGRIGVLVEVNCETDFVARRDEFKELVQNVAMQIAACPNVEYVSQSEIPEAVVAKEKEIEMGRDDLGNKPDNIKEKIVEGRIQKRQKELSLLDQPFIKDPNMTVEELLKQTIAQLGENIQVRRFTRFVLGEGIEKQETNFADEVAAQTGQKL
- the rpsB gene encoding 30S ribosomal protein S2 — protein: MAVVSLEDLLNAGVHFGHQTRRWNPKMSQYIYTARNGVHIIDLVQTAQLMEDAYQYVRNNADKGKRFLFVGTKRQAAGIIAQEASRCGANYVNQRWLGGMLTNWETIKTRVERLKELEAMEESGQIARRPKKEASVLRRELGKLQKYLGGIKTMRRPPDVVVIVDQRREYNAIQECQKLGIPMISLLDTNCDPDYADIPIPANDDAIRSIKLILGKLADAIYEGRHGQLDSDDDYEEFDESLAEGDYDDYDEEEDEDSETVSSQEGEEE
- a CDS encoding molybdenum cofactor biosynthesis protein MoaE, with translation MKASINPIPGLRSTHPHDSFKISFAPLSLEEVYGLADDPSNGAIALMSGTVRQQTEGKAVKYLEYQAYEPMALVIFQEIAATIRQQWPETNRVVIHHRIGKLEIGEISVLIAVGCPHRAEAFAACRYGIDTLKHNAPIWKKEFWADGSGTWVSIGACEEAE
- the glmM gene encoding phosphoglucosamine mutase, coding for MVISLSPNGSGRLNHQTTNLSNSLLTTLPYLPNSPLFGTDGIRGKAGELLTAPFALQLGFWAGQVLKSKTTTPGPVMIGQDSRNSSDMLAMAMAAGLTSAGLEVWQLGLCPTPCVAYLTRHSEAIAGIMISASHNPPEDNGIKFFNTDGTKLSSSLGQEIEDGLRGNLLLSVDEIAAWGKILYEPTLVNTYCQFLQDSLPPSLSCQGMKIVLDLAWGASVNVAPAMFKALGAEVICLHETANGDRINVNCGSTHLHVLQAAIQEHQADMGFAFDGDADRVMAVDSTGKVVDGDYILYLWGKSLLERGNLPNNLLIGTVMANLGFERAWQGLGGQLVRTSVGDRYVQSQMWETGAMLGGEQSGHIICHHYGVSGDGVQTALHLAALVHESGVSLAELVKNSFDTYPQILRNVRLEDREKLRYWQECQPLQQAIAQAEVGMGETGRVLVRASGTEPLIRVMVESECPDAANYWVNYLVGIVETHLAV
- a CDS encoding leucyl aminopeptidase, yielding MDIRGTDTPLLDWSGEAIALGIFENETALTGELTQLDEKIGGTIAELIEEAEFEGKSGSSVATRIGGKSPIRKLILVGLGKKEELTLETVRLGAATVARLGKKEKVKTLAIQFPVVDNDAAQTTAAIAEGMILSLHQDNRFKSEPEDKPLKLETVDILGVGEQSEAINQAETVCSGVILARELVAAPANTVTPVTFAETAQNLAKDYGLDLEILEKDECEKRKMGAFLGVAKASDLPPKFIHLTYKPSGTPKRKLAIVGKSLTFDSGGLNLKVSGSGIETMKMDMGGGAATLGAAKAIAQLKPDVEVHFVCAATENMISGKAMHPGDILTASNGKTIEVNNTDAEGRLTLADALVFAEQLEVDAIVDLATLTGACIVALGDNISGLWSTDETLAEEIKTASEAAGEKFWIMPMEEKYFEGLKSPIADMKNTGPRAGGSITAALFLKQFIKETPWAHLDIAGPVWADKENGVNNAGATGFPVRTLVHWVLK
- a CDS encoding glycosyltransferase family 4 protein gives rise to the protein MNILFLHPNFPAQFRHLATTLAKNPKNKVVFGTKRKEGSIPGVLKAIYTPSRQVRPETHHYVRTLENAVLQGQAVYRLADQLKRENFIPDVVYGHSGWGPTLFIKDIFPNAELLCFFEWFYHAHGTDADFDPKEPLTADDEARIRMKNTPILTDLYSCDRGLSPTQWQKQQFPPEFHTKITVRHDGVDTNYFQPKPGAKLVLNDKKLDLSEVDEIVTYVARGMEPYRGFPQFMEAVSILLKKRPHCHVVIVGEDRVAYGRSLPDGKTYKQLMLETYDYDFSRLHFTGSLPYSQYLQVIQASSVHVYLTRPFVLSWSMLEVMSTGGLVLGSKTPPVEEVIEDEVNGLLVDFFAIDRIVERIEEVLDSSDKMADLRVKARETIQEKYDLSKLLAEHIKWIYN
- a CDS encoding response regulator yields the protein MERSFSPFNILEKAASSHYTGQLSISSQDITWTLDLAEGSLKSVVHSLQSLASIELCLYSLGYGQKTPLIIEGMTEEGLNLEKGQSFIQQSINWLNKEYNLSLPEQIKLINQLTQDALESFFNLTKADYSTSQHKSFMISSEQGFNIVESLKMWRVKQESWQKFSPLITSPHQRPYCPNLHTINKLLASKSSHLLLKIAQLKGKISIRQLSILMKLDDCQLAELLYPYLRSKVLQLHTPVSPFDQLPNLSSSPKFLRANNPLLKGLKKSPSINQIEEIHEPSKCHKIVCIDDSETVLNTFKRYLNSDNIELFTLSNPTLAINKLFEIKPDLLLVDIAMPGINGDQLSKILKRSSAFQNLPIIIVSADTNKIKDAQEKGNIANDFLAKPFSQDDLMTIIKKHLK